A genomic segment from Streptomyces sp. NBC_00459 encodes:
- a CDS encoding DedA family protein — protein sequence MTTLALGPSWLDPDYLLDQFGIWGLLLIVFAESGLLIGFFLPGDSLLFTAGLLITAGTLDFPLWGAVALICVAAILGDQAGYMFGKKVGPSLFNRPDSRLFKQENVTKAHEFFEKYGPKSLVLARFVPIVRTFTPIIAGVSGMKYRSFLTFNVIGGVLWGAGVTLLGSWLGNIDFVKKNIEPILLLIVLISVVPIIIEFARARGKAKKNPPQQPQQQPPAQQMMDDATTQLRRVPPAQQQDEYPQQQYDQNQGYDQNQGYDQYYAQQPYAQQYPQGYQQDQQQYPYNNQNNGYPQN from the coding sequence GTGACGACGCTTGCCCTCGGACCGAGCTGGCTGGATCCGGACTACCTGTTGGACCAGTTCGGCATCTGGGGCCTGCTCCTGATCGTTTTCGCCGAGTCCGGTCTGCTCATCGGCTTCTTCCTGCCGGGCGACTCCCTGCTGTTCACGGCGGGCCTGCTGATCACCGCGGGCACCCTGGACTTCCCCCTCTGGGGGGCGGTCGCCCTCATCTGCGTCGCCGCGATCCTCGGCGACCAGGCGGGCTACATGTTCGGCAAGAAGGTCGGCCCGTCGCTCTTCAACCGACCGGACTCCCGCCTCTTCAAGCAGGAGAACGTCACCAAGGCCCACGAGTTCTTCGAGAAGTACGGCCCGAAGTCCCTGGTCCTGGCCCGCTTCGTGCCCATCGTGCGCACGTTCACGCCGATCATCGCCGGCGTCAGCGGCATGAAGTACCGCTCGTTCCTGACCTTCAACGTGATCGGCGGCGTCCTCTGGGGCGCGGGCGTCACCCTGCTCGGCTCCTGGCTCGGCAACATCGACTTCGTCAAGAAGAACATCGAACCGATCCTGCTGCTGATCGTCCTCATCTCGGTCGTCCCGATCATCATCGAGTTCGCCCGAGCCCGTGGCAAGGCCAAGAAGAACCCGCCCCAGCAGCCCCAACAGCAGCCCCCGGCCCAGCAGATGATGGACGACGCGACCACTCAACTGCGCCGCGTCCCCCCGGCCCAGCAGCAGGACGAGTACCCCCAGCAGCAGTACGACCAGAACCAGGGGTACGACCAGAACCAGGGCTACGACCAGTACTACGCCCAGCAGCCCTACGCCCAGCAGTACCCCCAGGGCTACCAGCAGGACCAGCAGCAGTACCCGTACAACAACCAGAACAACGGTTACCCCCAGAACTGA
- a CDS encoding YbjQ family protein, which yields MGIEEYGGGQGPQSDVLVVTTNDIPGYRVEQVIGEVFGLTVRSRHLGSQIGAGLKSMIGGELKGLTKTLVETRNQAMERLVEQARARGANGVLAFRFDVTDAQDVGTEVCAYGTAVVLVRE from the coding sequence ATGGGTATCGAAGAGTACGGCGGCGGCCAGGGACCTCAGTCCGACGTCCTGGTGGTGACGACGAACGACATCCCCGGCTACCGGGTCGAGCAGGTCATCGGTGAGGTCTTCGGGCTCACCGTGCGGTCACGGCATCTCGGCAGCCAGATCGGGGCCGGGCTGAAGTCGATGATCGGCGGCGAGTTGAAGGGGCTGACCAAGACCCTCGTCGAGACGCGCAACCAGGCGATGGAACGTCTCGTCGAGCAGGCACGCGCGCGTGGCGCCAACGGCGTGCTGGCGTTCCGCTTCGACGTGACGGACGCGCAGGACGTGGGCACGGAGGTGTGCGCCTACGGGACCGCGGTGGTCCTGGTCCGGGAGTAG
- a CDS encoding MerR family transcriptional regulator: MSYSVGQVAGFAGVTVRTLHHYDEIGLLVPGGRSHAGHRRYDDADLDRLQQILFYRELGFPLEEVAALLDDPKADPRAHLRRQHELLTARIERLQKMAAAVEHAMEARRMGINLTPEERFEVFGDKDPEAHAEEAERRWGGTDAYTESQRRAATYTKDDWQHMQAEVASWGERYDDLMAAGEPSSGEAAMAMAEEHRRHITKWFYECTYEAHQGLADMYVSDERFKQFYESMRPGLAEHLREAITANAARHTA; encoded by the coding sequence GTGAGCTACAGCGTGGGACAGGTCGCCGGTTTCGCCGGCGTCACGGTGCGCACCCTGCACCACTACGACGAGATCGGCCTCCTCGTGCCGGGCGGACGCAGTCACGCGGGCCACCGGCGCTACGACGACGCCGACCTCGACCGGCTGCAGCAGATCCTGTTCTACCGGGAGCTCGGCTTCCCGCTCGAAGAGGTCGCCGCACTGCTGGACGATCCGAAGGCGGATCCGCGCGCGCACTTGCGCCGGCAGCACGAGCTGCTGACCGCCCGGATCGAACGGCTCCAGAAGATGGCGGCGGCCGTGGAGCACGCCATGGAGGCACGCAGAATGGGCATCAACCTCACACCCGAGGAGAGGTTCGAGGTCTTCGGCGACAAGGACCCGGAGGCACACGCGGAGGAGGCCGAGCGCCGCTGGGGCGGCACGGACGCGTACACGGAGTCGCAGCGCCGCGCGGCCACGTACACGAAGGACGACTGGCAGCACATGCAGGCCGAGGTGGCCTCCTGGGGCGAGCGCTACGACGACCTGATGGCCGCCGGTGAGCCCTCGTCGGGCGAGGCCGCCATGGCCATGGCCGAGGAACACCGGCGACACATCACCAAGTGGTTCTACGAATGCACGTACGAAGCCCACCAGGGCCTCGCCGACATGTACGTCTCCGACGAGCGCTTCAAGCAGTTCTACGAATCCATGCGACCGGGCCTCGCCGAACACCTCCGGGAGGCGATCACGGCGAACGCGGCCCGGCACACCGCCTAG
- a CDS encoding glutamate decarboxylase, with protein MPLHRGDSETPDDKGDGRRLAVNPFYGEANPVGGMTEAPPTHRLADAPLPPTTAYQLVHDELMLDGNSRLNLATFVTTWMEPQAGVLMGECRDKNMIDKDEYPRTAELERRCVAMLADLWNAPDPAAAVGCSTTGSSEACMLAGMALKRRWAARNADRYPGRDVRPNLIMGVNVQVCWEKFCNFWEVEARQVPMEGDRFHLDPQAAAELCDENTIGVVGILGSTFDGSYEDIAGLCAALDALQERTGLDIPVHVDGASGAMVAPFLDEDLVWDFRLPRVASINTSGHKYGLVYPGVGWALWRDKEALPGELVFSVNYLGGDMPTFALNFSRPGAQVVAQYYTFLRLGRDGYRAVQQSTRDVARSLAGRIEELGDFRLLTRGDELPVFAFTTGPDVTAYDVFDVSRRLRERGWLVPAYTFPENRQDLSVLRVVCRNGFSADLAELFLEDLERLLPELRRQPHPFTQDKGAATGFHH; from the coding sequence ATGCCATTGCACCGTGGGGACAGCGAAACACCCGACGACAAAGGCGACGGGCGCAGGCTCGCCGTCAACCCGTTCTACGGGGAGGCCAATCCGGTCGGCGGTATGACCGAGGCCCCGCCCACGCACCGGCTCGCGGACGCCCCGCTGCCGCCGACGACGGCGTACCAGCTCGTGCACGACGAACTGATGCTCGACGGCAACTCACGGCTCAACCTGGCCACCTTCGTCACCACCTGGATGGAGCCGCAGGCCGGCGTCCTGATGGGCGAGTGCCGGGACAAGAACATGATCGACAAGGACGAGTACCCGCGCACCGCCGAGCTGGAACGGCGCTGCGTGGCGATGCTCGCCGATCTGTGGAACGCCCCCGATCCGGCCGCCGCCGTGGGTTGTTCGACCACCGGTTCGAGTGAGGCGTGCATGCTGGCGGGGATGGCGCTGAAGCGGCGGTGGGCCGCGCGCAATGCCGACCGGTATCCGGGGCGGGACGTCCGGCCGAACCTCATCATGGGCGTCAACGTGCAGGTCTGCTGGGAGAAGTTCTGCAACTTCTGGGAGGTGGAGGCGCGTCAGGTGCCCATGGAGGGCGACCGGTTCCATCTGGATCCGCAGGCGGCGGCCGAGTTGTGCGACGAGAACACCATCGGGGTCGTCGGGATCCTCGGGTCCACCTTCGACGGGTCCTACGAGGACATCGCCGGGCTGTGCGCGGCCCTGGACGCCCTTCAGGAGCGGACCGGGCTCGACATCCCGGTGCACGTCGACGGGGCCTCGGGGGCCATGGTGGCGCCCTTCCTGGACGAGGACCTGGTGTGGGACTTCCGGCTGCCGCGTGTGGCCTCGATCAACACCTCGGGGCACAAGTACGGGCTGGTCTATCCGGGCGTCGGCTGGGCGCTGTGGCGGGACAAGGAGGCCCTCCCCGGGGAGCTCGTCTTCAGCGTCAACTACCTGGGCGGCGACATGCCGACGTTCGCGCTGAACTTCTCGCGCCCCGGGGCCCAGGTGGTCGCGCAGTACTACACGTTCCTGCGGCTGGGCCGCGACGGCTACCGGGCCGTGCAGCAGTCCACGCGGGACGTGGCGCGCTCCCTCGCCGGGCGGATCGAGGAGCTGGGCGACTTCCGGCTCCTCACGCGGGGCGACGAGCTGCCCGTGTTCGCCTTCACCACCGGGCCGGACGTGACCGCGTACGACGTCTTCGACGTCTCGCGGCGGCTGCGTGAGCGCGGCTGGCTGGTGCCCGCGTACACCTTCCCGGAGAACCGGCAGGACCTGTCCGTACTGCGGGTCGTGTGCCGCAACGGCTTCTCCGCGGACCTCGCCGAGCTGTTCCTGGAGGACCTGGAGCGGCTGCTGCCCGAACTGCGCCGGCAGCCGCACCCGTTCACCCAGGACAAGGGCGCGGCCACCGGTTTCCATCACTGA
- a CDS encoding ABC transporter permease, giving the protein MTRRELAHWARQPVQVLVGLVFPVMLLLMFGYLVGGGRDVEGDYVDFLVPGMLVLTMAFGLEGTMIAVTQDLNKGVIDRFRSMPMANGAVLVGRSAADMLQSALGLAVMLSVGYAIGWRAHGGVAALLGALGLLLLFRFAMLWIGIQLAMVAGKPELVQAVQILVWPVGFLSNAFAVPEAMPGWLGTAVQWNPMSQTATAVRDLFGNPGGEPGHLWAAVAWPLALLAVFFPLAVRRFGRLSR; this is encoded by the coding sequence ATGACCCGCCGCGAACTCGCCCACTGGGCGCGGCAGCCGGTCCAGGTGCTGGTCGGGCTGGTCTTCCCGGTGATGCTGCTGCTGATGTTCGGCTATCTGGTCGGCGGCGGCCGGGACGTCGAGGGCGACTACGTCGACTTCCTGGTCCCCGGCATGCTCGTGCTCACCATGGCCTTCGGCCTGGAGGGCACGATGATCGCCGTCACCCAGGATCTCAACAAGGGCGTCATCGACCGCTTCCGGTCGATGCCCATGGCCAACGGCGCGGTCCTGGTGGGCCGTTCGGCCGCCGACATGCTCCAGTCGGCCCTGGGACTCGCCGTGATGCTCTCGGTGGGGTACGCCATCGGCTGGCGCGCCCACGGGGGCGTGGCGGCCCTCCTGGGGGCCCTGGGGCTGCTCCTGCTCTTCCGGTTCGCCATGCTCTGGATCGGCATCCAGCTGGCCATGGTGGCCGGAAAGCCGGAGCTGGTGCAGGCGGTCCAGATCCTGGTCTGGCCCGTCGGGTTCCTGTCCAACGCCTTCGCCGTCCCCGAGGCCATGCCGGGCTGGCTGGGCACGGCCGTCCAGTGGAACCCGATGTCCCAGACGGCCACCGCGGTACGCGATCTGTTCGGCAACCCCGGCGGCGAACCGGGCCACCTCTGGGCGGCCGTCGCCTGGCCGCTGGCCCTGCTGGCGGTCTTCTTCCCGCTGGCGGTACGGAGGTTCGGCCGCCTGAGCAGGTGA
- a CDS encoding ATP-binding cassette domain-containing protein yields MADAAITVEGAHKKYGGKEALSGLDLLVARGTVHGVLGPNGAGKTTLVRILSTLLRPDGGRVEVAGHDVLTEAREVRCRIGLLGQHAALDEELSGRQNLEMFGRLHHLGARHARVRAVELLDRFGLADTGRKAVKQYSGGMRRRLDLAASLITDPEVLFLDEPTTGLDPRGRTEVWTAVRSLVGGGTTVLLTTQYLEEADQLADRISVVDRGRVVADGTPDELKAAMGGDRIDVVLRDAGQLGAAVALLPVPPEGVSVDPDRRLLSAPVTDRMAALSGVVRALEAAGIEAEDVALRRPTLDEVFLDLTGGDERAKEAV; encoded by the coding sequence GTGGCCGACGCGGCGATCACCGTCGAAGGCGCACACAAGAAGTACGGCGGCAAAGAGGCACTGTCCGGACTCGACCTCCTGGTCGCCCGCGGCACTGTGCACGGAGTGCTCGGGCCGAACGGCGCGGGCAAGACGACCCTGGTCCGCATCCTGTCCACGCTGCTCAGGCCCGACGGCGGCCGGGTCGAGGTGGCCGGCCACGACGTGCTGACCGAGGCCCGGGAGGTCCGCTGCCGCATCGGTCTGCTCGGGCAGCACGCGGCGCTCGACGAGGAGCTGAGCGGCCGGCAGAACCTGGAGATGTTCGGCCGCCTCCACCACCTGGGTGCCAGGCACGCGCGCGTGCGGGCCGTCGAGCTCCTCGACCGCTTCGGACTCGCGGACACCGGCCGCAAGGCGGTCAAGCAGTACAGCGGCGGAATGCGCCGCCGGCTCGACCTCGCGGCCTCCCTCATCACCGACCCGGAGGTGCTGTTCCTCGACGAACCGACGACCGGCCTCGACCCGCGCGGCCGTACCGAGGTGTGGACGGCGGTCCGCTCCCTCGTCGGCGGCGGTACGACGGTCCTCCTCACCACCCAGTACCTGGAGGAGGCCGACCAACTCGCCGACCGGATCTCGGTCGTCGACCGGGGCAGGGTCGTCGCCGACGGCACGCCCGACGAGCTGAAGGCGGCCATGGGCGGCGACCGCATCGACGTCGTCCTGCGCGACGCCGGTCAACTGGGCGCTGCCGTCGCCTTGTTGCCCGTACCCCCCGAGGGCGTCTCGGTGGACCCCGACCGGCGGCTGCTGAGTGCCCCGGTCACCGACCGCATGGCGGCGCTCTCCGGGGTCGTACGGGCCCTGGAGGCGGCCGGGATCGAGGCCGAGGACGTCGCCCTGCGGCGCCCGACGCTGGACGAGGTGTTCCTGGACCTCACCGGGGGCGACGAGCGGGCCAAGGAGGCCGTGTGA
- a CDS encoding PadR family transcriptional regulator, with product MSAIRLLVLGAVRQHGRAHGYQVRNDLEYWGAHEWSNAKPGSIYHALKQMAKQGLLLAHEIAPSTAGGPPRTEYEITDLGTEEFLRLLREALTSYDQKMDVKSAAIGFIVDLPRAEAVTLLRERTRRIDEWRSSVTEHYVPEDGPEQLGHIGEIMNLWIHTADAEAEWTLSLIARIEGGAYTFAGEGEPFVGVLAEGEENPYATGDRHPGDWR from the coding sequence ATGTCAGCGATCCGTCTCCTCGTGCTCGGTGCGGTCCGTCAGCACGGGCGGGCCCATGGCTACCAGGTGCGCAACGACCTGGAGTACTGGGGCGCGCACGAATGGTCCAACGCCAAGCCCGGCTCGATCTACCACGCGCTCAAGCAGATGGCCAAGCAGGGGCTGCTGCTCGCGCACGAGATCGCGCCCTCCACGGCCGGCGGCCCGCCGCGCACGGAGTACGAGATCACCGACCTGGGCACCGAGGAGTTCCTGCGGCTGCTGCGCGAGGCGCTGACCTCGTACGACCAGAAGATGGACGTCAAGTCGGCGGCCATCGGCTTCATCGTCGACCTGCCGCGCGCCGAGGCGGTGACCCTTCTCAGGGAACGCACCCGGCGCATCGACGAGTGGCGGTCCTCGGTCACCGAGCACTACGTGCCCGAGGACGGCCCCGAACAGCTCGGCCACATCGGCGAGATCATGAACCTCTGGATCCACACGGCCGACGCCGAGGCCGAGTGGACGCTGAGTCTGATCGCCCGGATCGAGGGCGGGGCGTACACCTTCGCGGGGGAGGGCGAACCGTTCGTCGGCGTGCTGGCCGAGGGTGAGGAGAACCCGTACGCGACGGGGGACCGGCACCCCGGGGACTGGCGCTAG
- a CDS encoding DinB family protein, whose amino-acid sequence MVTHVPSEAPGDELGALLSFIEEQRGGIRRALLGLTDEQAASKPSASELSLSGLLKHVAEVEQGWIARAKGEAPAVKRDESNWHECFVLVEGETVASQLAYWEKVAAETEAFLRSVPSLDVTFDLPPDPWFPPQASVSMRWLALHLIRETARHAGHADIIRESLDGATAFELVARERAA is encoded by the coding sequence ATGGTCACTCACGTCCCCTCCGAAGCACCCGGCGACGAGCTCGGAGCGCTTCTCTCCTTCATCGAGGAGCAGCGCGGCGGCATCCGGCGGGCCCTGCTCGGGCTGACCGACGAGCAGGCGGCGAGCAAGCCCAGCGCCAGCGAGCTGTCCCTGTCCGGGCTGCTCAAGCATGTCGCCGAGGTCGAGCAGGGCTGGATCGCGCGGGCGAAGGGTGAGGCGCCGGCCGTCAAGCGGGACGAGTCGAACTGGCACGAGTGTTTCGTCCTCGTCGAGGGGGAGACCGTCGCCTCGCAGCTCGCGTACTGGGAGAAGGTCGCCGCCGAGACCGAGGCGTTCCTGCGGTCCGTGCCGAGCCTCGACGTCACCTTCGATCTCCCGCCGGACCCCTGGTTCCCGCCCCAGGCCAGCGTCTCCATGCGCTGGCTGGCGCTGCACCTGATCCGCGAGACCGCCCGGCACGCCGGTCACGCCGACATCATCCGTGAGTCCCTCGACGGCGCCACCGCCTTCGAGCTGGTGGCCCGGGAGCGGGCCGCTTGA
- a CDS encoding aldehyde dehydrogenase family protein → MSSLEYYFTDLAQQYIGGEWRPGTGSWDIIDFNPYDGEKLASITIATVDEVDEAYRAAAAAQKEWAATSPYARRAVFEKALRIIEDREQEIAGVIIAELGGTHLKAGFELHLAKEFLRESIRLALTPEGQIVPSPVEGKENRVYRVPVGVVGVISPFNFPFLLSLKSVAPALALGNGVVLKPHQDTPVVGGSLVAKIFEDAGLPPGLLNVVITDIAEIGDAFLEHPVPKVISFTGSDGVGRHVAAVCAPLFKNVVLELGGNSALVVLDDADIDYAVDAAVFSRYVHQGQVCMAANRVLVDRRIADEFTEKFVAKVRSLKVGDPSDPATVIGPVINSSQAEAVSGVVRRALEEGATALLHGTTTDNLVEPSILTDLPADSPLLQQEIFGPVALLVPFDGEDEAVRLVNNTPYGLSGAVHTADVERGIAFAKQIDTGMFHVNDGTVHDEPLVAFGGEKSSGIGRLNGEATVQAFTTQKWISVQHGRSFFPF, encoded by the coding sequence ATGTCGTCGCTTGAGTACTACTTCACCGACCTCGCGCAGCAGTACATCGGCGGTGAGTGGCGCCCGGGCACCGGCTCCTGGGACATCATCGACTTCAATCCGTACGACGGTGAGAAGCTCGCCTCGATCACGATCGCCACGGTGGACGAGGTCGACGAGGCGTACCGCGCCGCCGCCGCGGCCCAGAAGGAATGGGCCGCGACCAGCCCGTACGCCCGCCGCGCGGTCTTCGAGAAGGCCCTGCGCATCATCGAGGACCGTGAGCAGGAGATCGCCGGCGTGATCATCGCCGAACTCGGCGGCACGCACCTCAAGGCCGGCTTCGAACTGCACCTCGCCAAGGAGTTCCTGCGCGAGTCGATCCGCCTGGCGCTGACCCCCGAGGGACAGATCGTCCCGTCGCCGGTCGAGGGCAAGGAGAACCGCGTCTACCGCGTCCCGGTAGGTGTGGTGGGTGTGATCAGCCCCTTCAACTTCCCCTTCCTCCTCTCCCTGAAGTCGGTCGCCCCGGCGCTCGCGCTCGGCAACGGCGTCGTCCTCAAGCCGCACCAGGACACCCCGGTCGTCGGCGGCTCCCTGGTCGCGAAGATCTTCGAGGACGCGGGCCTGCCGCCCGGCCTCCTGAACGTCGTCATCACGGACATAGCCGAGATCGGCGACGCGTTCCTGGAACATCCGGTCCCGAAGGTCATCTCCTTCACCGGCTCGGACGGTGTCGGCCGCCATGTCGCCGCCGTCTGCGCGCCCCTCTTCAAGAACGTGGTCCTCGAACTCGGCGGCAACAGCGCCCTGGTGGTCCTGGACGACGCGGACATCGACTACGCGGTCGACGCGGCGGTCTTCAGCCGGTACGTCCATCAGGGCCAGGTCTGCATGGCCGCGAACCGTGTCCTGGTGGACCGACGGATCGCCGACGAGTTCACCGAGAAGTTCGTGGCCAAGGTGAGGTCCCTGAAGGTCGGCGACCCGAGCGACCCCGCGACGGTCATCGGCCCGGTGATCAACTCCTCCCAGGCCGAGGCCGTTTCGGGCGTGGTGCGCCGGGCCCTGGAGGAGGGCGCGACAGCGCTGCTGCACGGCACGACGACGGACAACCTGGTCGAGCCCTCGATCCTGACCGATCTCCCCGCCGACTCGCCCCTGCTCCAGCAGGAGATCTTCGGCCCGGTGGCCCTCCTCGTCCCCTTCGACGGCGAGGACGAAGCGGTTCGCCTCGTCAACAACACCCCGTACGGCCTCAGCGGCGCCGTCCACACGGCCGATGTCGAACGCGGCATCGCCTTCGCCAAGCAGATCGACACGGGCATGTTCCACGTCAACGACGGCACGGTCCACGACGAGCCCCTGGTCGCCTTCGGCGGCGAGAAGTCCTCGGGCATCGGCCGCCTGAACGGCGAGGCGACGGTGCAGGCGTTCACGACCCAGAAGTGGATCTCGGTGCAGCACGGGCGGAGCTTCTTCCCGTTCTAG
- a CDS encoding helix-turn-helix domain-containing protein, with amino-acid sequence MLLGSHLRRLREARGITREAAGYSIRASESKISRMELGRVSFKTRDVEDLLTLYGVNDEAERNALLSLAREANVAGWWHSYSDVLPNWFPTYVGLEGAASLIRAYEVQFVHGLLQTPAYARAVVERGMKGASPADIERRVALRMERQKYLLSTGGPEFHVVLDEAALRRPYGDREVMRGQLQHLIEISERPNVRLQIMPFGFGGHSGESGAFTILSFPESDLSDVIFLEQLTSALYLDKAEDVTQYEKAMKELQQDSPGPDESRDLLRGLLQLS; translated from the coding sequence ATGTTGCTCGGATCACACCTGAGGCGACTGCGTGAGGCGCGGGGCATCACGCGTGAGGCGGCGGGTTACTCGATCCGTGCCTCCGAATCGAAAATCAGTCGTATGGAGCTGGGCCGGGTGAGCTTCAAGACACGTGACGTCGAGGACCTGCTGACGCTGTACGGCGTCAACGACGAGGCCGAGCGCAACGCGCTCCTCTCGCTCGCCAGGGAGGCCAACGTCGCGGGCTGGTGGCACAGTTACTCCGATGTGCTGCCCAACTGGTTCCCCACCTACGTGGGCCTGGAGGGTGCGGCATCGCTGATCCGCGCCTATGAAGTGCAGTTCGTGCACGGTTTGCTGCAGACCCCGGCGTATGCGCGTGCGGTCGTCGAACGCGGTATGAAGGGCGCGAGCCCCGCCGACATCGAGCGCCGTGTCGCCCTGCGCATGGAGCGGCAGAAGTACCTCCTCTCCACCGGCGGCCCGGAGTTCCACGTCGTCCTGGACGAGGCCGCGCTGCGCCGCCCGTACGGCGATCGCGAGGTGATGCGCGGTCAGCTCCAGCACCTGATCGAGATCTCCGAGCGCCCCAACGTACGGCTGCAGATCATGCCGTTCGGCTTCGGCGGACACTCGGGCGAGAGCGGCGCGTTCACGATCCTGAGCTTCCCGGAGTCCGACCTGTCCGACGTGATCTTCCTGGAGCAGCTCACCAGCGCGCTGTACCTGGACAAGGCGGAGGACGTCACGCAGTACGAGAAGGCGATGAAGGAGCTGCAACAGGACAGCCCCGGCCCCGACGAGAGCCGGGACCTGCTGAGAGGCCTGCTGCAACTCTCCTGA
- a CDS encoding ATP-binding protein, whose product MGMNGSTMLEPLRQGLPPLDPSTVSNAASCALPARYEAVREARQFSNRTLTQWDIGDRLDDVCLVVSELVTNALRHALPTDPPHASPQEPPVRLHLMRWTERLVCAVRDPSRESPVAYDTEEFSEDFSAESGRGLFLVDSFSDSWGWHPLSGALGGKVVWALFGLHSAE is encoded by the coding sequence ATGGGGATGAATGGATCGACCATGCTCGAGCCTTTAAGGCAGGGGCTTCCGCCACTGGATCCCTCGACCGTGTCCAACGCGGCGTCGTGTGCGCTGCCCGCCCGCTACGAAGCGGTGCGCGAGGCACGGCAGTTCAGCAACAGAACACTCACCCAGTGGGACATCGGCGACCGCCTGGACGATGTCTGCCTGGTCGTCTCCGAGCTGGTCACCAACGCCCTTCGGCACGCGCTGCCCACGGACCCCCCGCACGCGTCGCCCCAGGAGCCGCCCGTCAGGCTGCATCTGATGCGCTGGACCGAGCGGCTGGTGTGCGCGGTGCGCGACCCCAGCAGGGAGAGCCCGGTGGCGTACGACACCGAGGAGTTCTCGGAGGACTTCTCGGCCGAGTCGGGGCGCGGCCTGTTCCTCGTCGACTCGTTCAGCGACAGCTGGGGCTGGCACCCGCTCTCGGGCGCGCTGGGCGGCAAGGTCGTCTGGGCCCTGTTCGGGCTGCACTCCGCCGAGTGA
- a CDS encoding DUF397 domain-containing protein, producing the protein MDHDVYGVGAADESGVYNGMAAARLDGVAAWQKSRHSNSQGSCVEFARLPGGEVAVRNSRFPDGPALVYTRAEIEAMLLGIKDGEFDHLTAS; encoded by the coding sequence GTGGACCACGACGTGTACGGCGTTGGCGCAGCCGATGAGTCCGGCGTGTACAACGGCATGGCCGCCGCGCGGCTGGACGGGGTCGCCGCCTGGCAGAAGAGCCGGCACAGCAACTCGCAGGGTTCCTGCGTCGAGTTCGCGCGGCTGCCCGGCGGCGAGGTGGCGGTGCGCAACTCGCGCTTCCCCGACGGTCCGGCGCTCGTCTACACGCGCGCCGAGATCGAGGCGATGCTCCTGGGCATCAAGGACGGCGAGTTCGACCATCTGACCGCGAGCTGA
- the rpsR gene encoding 30S ribosomal protein S18 encodes MARKIERKPLKARPNPLDAAKITYIDYKDTDLLRKFISDRGKIRSRRVTRVSAQQQRLLARAIKNAREMALLPYVSR; translated from the coding sequence ATGGCCCGCAAGATCGAACGCAAGCCCCTCAAGGCCCGCCCCAACCCGCTGGACGCGGCGAAGATCACGTACATCGACTACAAGGACACCGACCTGCTGCGGAAGTTCATCTCCGACCGCGGCAAGATCCGCAGCCGCCGGGTCACCCGTGTCTCGGCCCAGCAGCAGCGGCTGCTCGCCCGCGCGATCAAGAACGCCAGGGAGATGGCACTGCTGCCGTACGTGTCCCGGTAG